Proteins from a genomic interval of Candidatus Nitrosocosmicus arcticus:
- a CDS encoding exosome complex RNA-binding protein Csl4, with protein sequence MNKTHEIDHIIPGKSLAIIEEFDAGKNTYLDEGEVRSAVIGKSSVNMVDRTLNVKQKNPPMIPKIGDIVVGYIDMLFGNMISVRIVYINEKYSKSGFSAIASTRMSNSGGNYGSGWRERSYKGKFVFKVGDIIRGRVYSLLNSSIHLTLEDRDLGVVYTICFSCGNEFVKVPGGLKCNSCGNFEDRKVSIDYGKESFTLLYDKQFPMT encoded by the coding sequence TTGAATAAAACTCATGAAATTGATCATATTATTCCTGGGAAATCGTTAGCTATAATTGAGGAATTTGATGCGGGTAAAAATACATATTTAGATGAAGGTGAGGTTAGATCTGCTGTTATCGGAAAATCTAGCGTTAATATGGTCGATCGCACTTTGAATGTCAAACAAAAAAATCCACCCATGATACCTAAGATTGGTGATATTGTTGTTGGATATATCGATATGCTATTTGGAAATATGATATCAGTAAGGATTGTTTATATCAATGAAAAATATTCTAAATCTGGGTTTTCTGCGATAGCATCCACTCGTATGTCTAATTCTGGGGGAAACTATGGTTCAGGCTGGCGCGAGAGAAGTTATAAAGGTAAATTTGTTTTTAAGGTAGGCGATATAATAAGGGGAAGAGTATACAGCTTATTAAATTCTTCAATTCATTTGACGTTAGAGGACAGAGACTTGGGAGTTGTGTATACAATTTGCTTTTCTTGTGGCAATGAATTCGTCAAAGTACCAGGAGGATTAAAATGCAATTCCTGTGGTAATTTTGAAGACAGGAAAGTTTCAATTGATTATGGAAAAGAATCATTTACACTTTTATATGACAAGCAATTTCCTATGACATGA
- the pheA gene encoding prephenate dehydratase: MNAFKVGFQGESGSYSEASARIQYPDPNYSFIPFRSFRELFEGVENSTLDLAVVPIENSTEGSVNETYDLLVEKPLYVIGEIYHKIHHCLIIDKNSSPDEISIVYSHPQALAQCRKYMQKKHLESIPMYDTAGSVKFIKETHNARAAAIASKHAAQIYDMKVVEEDIEDNSNNFTRFLIISKIYDGNADDNKTSVIFSIPHTPGSLYSILQEFALRNINLTKIESRPTKNIPWEYYFFVDLEGNVNNEKISASLLSVKTATIFFKLLGSYKKAEIR; encoded by the coding sequence ATGAATGCCTTCAAGGTAGGCTTTCAAGGGGAATCTGGATCTTATAGTGAGGCGTCTGCCCGCATTCAATATCCTGACCCAAATTATTCATTCATTCCATTTAGATCATTTCGTGAATTGTTTGAAGGTGTTGAAAATTCTACCTTGGATCTGGCAGTAGTTCCTATTGAAAATTCTACAGAAGGAAGTGTAAATGAAACTTATGACTTGCTAGTTGAAAAACCTCTTTACGTTATCGGGGAAATATATCACAAAATACACCATTGTTTAATCATTGATAAGAATTCGTCTCCAGACGAAATTTCTATTGTTTACTCTCATCCACAGGCACTGGCTCAGTGTAGAAAATATATGCAAAAGAAACACTTAGAATCAATCCCTATGTATGATACTGCAGGATCTGTTAAATTTATTAAAGAAACTCATAATGCTAGAGCAGCTGCAATAGCTAGCAAACATGCCGCCCAGATCTATGACATGAAGGTTGTAGAAGAAGATATCGAGGATAATTCTAATAATTTTACTAGATTTCTAATAATTTCTAAAATATATGATGGTAATGCCGATGACAATAAAACATCAGTTATTTTTTCTATACCTCACACTCCTGGATCATTATATTCTATACTCCAAGAGTTTGCATTAAGAAACATTAATCTAACAAAAATTGAATCAAGACCTACCAAAAATATACCTTGGGAGTATTATTTTTTCGTAGATCTAGAGGGAAACGTTAATAATGAAAAAATATCTGCCTCTCTTTTATCTGTTAAGACCGCTACTATATTCTTTAAGTTATTAGGTTCGTACAAGAAAGCCGAAATAAGATAG